One genomic segment of Bacteroidota bacterium includes these proteins:
- the phaC gene encoding class III poly(R)-hydroxyalkanoic acid synthase subunit PhaC produces the protein MNLFETDLMEDMRKTSEKLTKGYQTLQEIKEVDVAITPKTLVWQRDKVKLYHYNRSTAPKTKIPVLVSFAIMNRHDVLDLQQDRSLMKKLLDEGLDIYIMDWGYPTKMDRYLTMEDYILGYMNDAVDFVREKHGMQKIHKMGICQAGTFSTIYAALYPEKLASLTVYVAPFDFTSTKCMLYKWTKDLDVDTMVDSLGVIPAGMLNMGFGMLKPSMDINKYFGIMDSLEDKEKLLNFLRMEKWKADCPDLAGEMFRKYIKDLFRDNKLIKGEFELGGRQVDLKKVTMPFLNIYATEDNIIPNESTTVINNYIGSKDKELYAFPGGHIGVFVGAKSQKELAPKVASWVISKKG, from the coding sequence ATGAATTTATTCGAAACAGACCTCATGGAAGACATGAGAAAGACCAGCGAGAAACTTACAAAGGGATATCAGACACTTCAGGAAATAAAAGAAGTAGATGTGGCCATTACTCCTAAAACACTGGTATGGCAGCGCGATAAGGTAAAATTGTATCATTATAATCGCAGCACGGCACCAAAAACAAAAATCCCGGTATTGGTATCATTTGCTATTATGAACCGCCACGATGTGCTCGACTTACAACAAGATCGCAGCTTAATGAAAAAACTTCTGGATGAGGGTCTTGATATCTACATTATGGATTGGGGATATCCAACCAAAATGGATCGCTACCTGACTATGGAAGATTATATATTGGGATATATGAACGATGCGGTTGATTTTGTACGCGAGAAGCACGGCATGCAGAAAATTCATAAAATGGGAATTTGCCAGGCAGGCACATTTAGCACCATCTACGCAGCCTTGTATCCCGAAAAACTTGCTTCGCTTACCGTATATGTTGCTCCATTTGATTTTACCAGCACCAAATGCATGCTTTACAAATGGACCAAAGATTTGGATGTTGATACCATGGTCGATTCGCTTGGTGTCATTCCTGCAGGCATGTTAAATATGGGTTTTGGCATGTTAAAACCATCTATGGACATCAACAAATATTTTGGCATTATGGATTCGCTTGAAGATAAAGAAAAGTTATTAAACTTTTTACGTATGGAAAAATGGAAAGCAGATTGTCCTGACCTCGCTGGCGAAATGTTCCGCAAATACATTAAAGACCTCTTTAGAGATAACAAACTTATAAAGGGAGAATTTGAACTGGGTGGCCGACAGGTTGATCTAAAAAAGGTGACTATGCCTTTTTTAAACATATACGCTACCGAAGACAATATTATACCCAACGAATCAACCACCGTAATAAATAACTACATTGGCAGTAAAGACAAGGAACTCTATGCTTTTCCGGGTGGGCATATTGGGGTATTTGTAGGTGCCAAATCGCAAAAAGAACTTGCACCTAAGGTAGCAAGTTGGGTAATCAGTAAAAAAGGTTGA